The Bradyrhizobium ottawaense genome window below encodes:
- the alr gene encoding alanine racemase: MASDPKTISQSGLLSAEANQAAALAAYGGVLTVDLDAIIANWRKLEKTAVPAECSAVIKADAYGCGAAEVARALSKAGCKTFFVATIEEARKVRAAVPEPTIYVLGGYFQNTGEHYAKINCRPVIGDLNELAEWDVFCRRTGWTGGTAVHIDTGMNRLGLTLSEAQAIIPRINAGDHGITLVMSHLVSAEQLNSPVNAKQLASFRGIASEFSGVPAALANSSGIFLGAPFQFDMVRPGAALYGVNPTPEADNPMQPVVDLKARIVQIRTVERGETVGYGGTWTARRPTKLAIIAVGYADGYFRAASSNDGTRGAEVIVAGKRCPVAGRVSMDLIAIDITDLPPNAARRGHMVTLLGEGITVDELAHHFGTIGYEVLTSLGHRYARLYKGGNVEEPLVKPEPAQAAEQPPSPPPIEQPAAPPPLPG, translated from the coding sequence ATGGCGTCCGACCCGAAAACCATCTCACAATCCGGCCTTCTCTCCGCGGAGGCCAACCAGGCTGCCGCGCTCGCTGCCTATGGCGGCGTGCTGACCGTCGATCTCGACGCCATCATTGCCAATTGGCGCAAGCTCGAGAAGACGGCGGTGCCGGCTGAGTGTTCGGCGGTGATCAAGGCCGACGCCTATGGCTGCGGCGCCGCCGAGGTCGCGCGTGCGCTGAGCAAGGCCGGCTGCAAGACCTTTTTCGTCGCCACCATCGAGGAAGCGCGCAAGGTGCGCGCAGCCGTGCCGGAGCCCACGATCTACGTGCTCGGCGGCTATTTCCAGAATACCGGCGAGCACTACGCCAAGATCAATTGCCGTCCTGTCATCGGCGACCTCAACGAGCTCGCCGAGTGGGACGTGTTCTGCCGCCGCACCGGCTGGACCGGGGGCACGGCCGTTCACATCGACACCGGCATGAACCGGCTCGGCCTGACGCTGTCGGAAGCGCAGGCCATCATCCCCCGCATCAATGCCGGCGATCACGGCATCACGCTGGTGATGAGCCATCTGGTCTCGGCCGAGCAGCTCAACAGCCCCGTGAACGCCAAGCAGCTCGCTTCCTTCCGCGGCATCGCCAGCGAATTCTCCGGCGTGCCGGCGGCGCTCGCCAATTCCTCCGGCATCTTCCTCGGCGCGCCCTTCCAGTTCGATATGGTGCGGCCGGGCGCTGCGCTCTACGGCGTCAACCCGACGCCGGAGGCCGACAATCCGATGCAGCCGGTGGTCGACCTCAAGGCGCGCATCGTGCAGATCCGCACTGTCGAGCGCGGCGAGACCGTCGGCTATGGCGGCACCTGGACCGCGCGGCGGCCGACAAAGCTCGCGATCATCGCGGTCGGTTATGCCGACGGCTATTTCCGCGCCGCCAGCTCCAATGACGGCACCCGCGGCGCCGAGGTCATCGTCGCCGGCAAGCGCTGCCCCGTCGCCGGCCGCGTCTCCATGGATCTGATCGCGATCGACATCACCGATCTGCCGCCGAATGCAGCGCGGCGCGGCCACATGGTGACGCTGCTCGGCGAAGGCATCACCGTCGACGAGCTCGCGCATCATTTCGGCACCATCGGCTATGAGGTGCTGACCAGCCTCGGCCACCGCTACGCCCGCCTCTACAAGGGCGGCAATGTGGAGGAACCGCTGGTGAAGCCGGAGCCAGCGCAGGCCGCCGAGCAACCGCCCTCCCCGCCGCCAATCGAGCAGCCGGCAGCCCCGCCGCCGCTGCCGGGCTGA
- a CDS encoding exodeoxyribonuclease III translates to MKIATFNINNVNRRLPNLLAWLRTAKPDVVALQELKASDGEFPAAAIEKTGYGAVWRGQKTWNGVAILARNAEPILTRDRLPGKPSDLEARYLEAAVRGIIVTSIYLPNGNPQPGPKFDFKLDWFARLKRHAKSLIKQDLPVVLAGDYNVAPKVIDIYPTRSWDKDALIQPKSRAAFASLVEQGWCDAIRELHPDQRIYTFWDYKRNRWPRDAGLRLDHLLLSPALAPRLAKAGVDKKVRGEDGASDHAPAWVVLK, encoded by the coding sequence ATGAAGATCGCGACATTCAACATCAACAACGTCAACCGCCGCCTGCCCAATCTGTTGGCATGGCTGCGCACGGCAAAGCCCGATGTCGTCGCGCTTCAGGAATTGAAGGCAAGTGATGGCGAATTTCCGGCGGCCGCGATCGAAAAGACCGGCTATGGCGCGGTGTGGCGCGGACAGAAGACCTGGAATGGTGTCGCGATCCTCGCCCGCAATGCAGAGCCCATTCTGACCCGCGACCGCTTGCCTGGAAAACCCAGCGATCTCGAAGCCCGCTATCTCGAAGCCGCCGTGCGCGGGATCATCGTCACCAGCATCTATCTGCCGAACGGCAATCCGCAACCGGGGCCGAAATTCGACTTCAAGCTCGACTGGTTCGCGCGCCTCAAGCGCCACGCCAAGAGCCTCATCAAGCAGGATCTGCCCGTCGTGCTCGCCGGCGACTACAACGTCGCGCCTAAAGTGATCGACATCTATCCGACGCGCTCATGGGACAAGGATGCGCTGATCCAGCCGAAGAGCCGGGCAGCCTTTGCCTCGCTCGTCGAGCAAGGCTGGTGCGATGCGATCCGCGAGCTGCATCCGGACCAGCGCATCTACACGTTCTGGGACTACAAGCGGAACCGCTGGCCGCGCGATGCGGGGCTGCGGCTCGATCATCTCCTGCTCAGCCCAGCCCTCGCCCCGCGCCTGGCCAAGGCCGGCGTCGACAAGAAGGTCCGCGGCGAGGATGGCGCCAGCGATCACGCGCCGGCATGGGTGGTGTTGAAATAG
- a CDS encoding FadR/GntR family transcriptional regulator: MELKRATEGEKGFEKVFAFLRERLLAGSLKPGDRLISERELATLLGVSRPIVREALRALTVLGIVEIRDRIGTVVTRPDVSVLNDFFTFALAQQADMLDDVMQARVAIECQAIRLACERANIADFERLQRALAKIGETIDEADAGGMADFDFHRAIVVASHSETLTVLHGSLAGLLTHSHRSRRELVQAFPSMKTYLIDDHRRIFEAVIARDPERADATLRKHFAIGDEYRRRAIVGDIDKTSASG; this comes from the coding sequence ATGGAGCTCAAGCGGGCCACCGAAGGCGAAAAAGGGTTCGAGAAGGTGTTCGCCTTCCTGCGCGAACGCCTGCTCGCCGGCTCGCTCAAGCCCGGCGACCGCCTCATCTCGGAACGCGAGCTGGCAACTCTCCTCGGCGTCAGCCGGCCGATCGTCCGCGAGGCACTGCGTGCCCTCACCGTGCTCGGCATCGTCGAGATCCGCGATCGCATCGGCACCGTGGTGACCCGGCCGGACGTGTCGGTGCTGAACGACTTCTTCACCTTCGCGCTCGCCCAGCAGGCGGACATGCTCGACGACGTCATGCAGGCGCGCGTCGCGATCGAATGCCAGGCGATCCGCCTCGCCTGCGAGCGTGCCAACATTGCAGATTTCGAGCGCCTGCAGCGCGCGCTCGCGAAGATCGGCGAGACGATCGACGAGGCCGATGCCGGCGGCATGGCCGATTTCGACTTCCACCGTGCCATCGTCGTCGCCTCGCATTCGGAGACACTGACGGTCCTGCATGGTTCGTTGGCCGGCCTCTTGACCCATTCGCATCGCAGCCGCCGTGAGCTGGTGCAGGCCTTCCCGTCGATGAAGACCTATCTGATCGACGATCACCGCCGCATCTTCGAGGCCGTGATTGCGCGCGACCCGGAGCGGGCGGACGCGACGCTGCGCAAGCATTTCGCCATCGGCGACGAGTACCGGCGGCGCGCCATCGTCGGCGACATCGACAAGACCAGCGCCTCGGGATGA
- a CDS encoding SAM-dependent methyltransferase, with protein MDLLLRRFLSQFIRRGTMTVTGSSGSKFTVGDGTGEPVAVRFVTAEAERKILVNPELGLGEAYMDREFIVERGTIADALAILLDQPDLLPQWAKPWWRLRYLTRHLKQFNPRSRSRHNVVHHYDLDARLYSLFLDADKQYSCAYFETQDATLDDAQIAKKRHIAAKLLVRPGQRVLDIGSGWGGLGLYLAEIAAADVTGVTLSSEQLQLANARAAEKRLTGSARFLLQDYRDIEGPFDRIVSVGMLEHVGARFYDTYFQRCAELLGENGIMLLHAIGRSQGPDSTNPWIAKYIFPGGYIPALSEVLPAIERAGLLVCDIEILRLHYAETLKAWRERFMARREEAVQLYDERFALMWEFYLAACEMTFRKQAMMNFQIQLTRRQGVVPITRDYMPREEARLRARERASKPRLKLAGE; from the coding sequence ATGGACCTCTTGTTGCGTAGATTTCTGTCTCAATTCATCCGCCGCGGCACGATGACGGTGACCGGCTCGAGCGGATCGAAGTTCACCGTTGGAGACGGCACTGGCGAACCGGTCGCGGTGCGCTTCGTCACCGCGGAGGCGGAGCGGAAGATCCTCGTCAATCCCGAGCTCGGGCTTGGCGAGGCCTATATGGACCGCGAGTTCATCGTCGAGCGCGGCACCATAGCTGATGCCCTCGCGATCCTGCTCGATCAACCCGACCTATTGCCGCAGTGGGCAAAACCCTGGTGGCGCCTGCGCTATCTGACGCGGCATCTGAAGCAGTTCAATCCGCGCTCGCGCTCCCGCCACAACGTCGTGCATCACTATGATCTCGATGCCCGGCTCTATTCGCTCTTCCTGGACGCCGACAAGCAATATAGCTGCGCCTATTTCGAGACGCAGGACGCGACGCTCGACGACGCGCAGATCGCCAAGAAACGGCACATCGCCGCAAAGCTGCTGGTCAGGCCCGGCCAGCGCGTCCTCGACATCGGCTCCGGCTGGGGTGGGCTCGGGCTCTACCTCGCCGAGATCGCCGCCGCCGACGTCACCGGCGTGACGCTGTCGAGCGAGCAGCTGCAGCTCGCCAACGCGCGCGCGGCCGAAAAGCGCCTGACCGGATCGGCCAGATTCCTGCTCCAGGACTATCGCGACATCGAGGGCCCGTTCGACCGTATCGTCTCCGTTGGCATGCTCGAGCATGTCGGCGCCCGCTTCTACGACACCTACTTCCAACGCTGCGCCGAGCTGTTGGGCGAGAACGGCATCATGCTGCTGCACGCGATCGGCCGTTCGCAGGGCCCGGACTCGACCAATCCCTGGATCGCCAAATACATCTTCCCCGGCGGCTACATCCCGGCGCTGTCGGAGGTGCTGCCGGCGATCGAGCGCGCCGGCCTCCTGGTCTGCGATATCGAGATCCTGCGCCTGCATTACGCGGAAACGCTGAAGGCCTGGCGGGAACGTTTCATGGCACGGCGCGAGGAGGCCGTGCAGCTCTACGACGAGCGCTTCGCGCTGATGTGGGAATTCTATCTGGCGGCCTGCGAGATGACGTTCCGCAAGCAAGCCATGATGAACTTCCAGATCCAGCTCACCCGGCGCCAGGGCGTGGTGCCGATCACCCGCGACTACATGCCGCGTGAAGAAGCCCGGCTGCGAGCTCGCGAACGCGCGAGCAAGCCCAGACTGAAATTGGCTGGTGAATAG
- a CDS encoding replicative DNA helicase has protein sequence MALTDSNVLKLAPEPGTPAYRSAPHNIEAEQSLLGAILVNNDAFYRVSDFLEPKHYFEPLHQTIYETAGSLIRMGKIATPVTLKTFLPADTDVGGMTIGQYLARLAAEATTIINAQDYGRTIYDLALRRDLIGIGEDMVNVAYDAPVDFAPRAQIEDAERRLYELAESGRYDGGFQKFSQALAVAVDLAAKAFQRDGKLSGISTGMRDLDTKMGGLQHSDLIIVAGRPGMGKTSLATNIAYNVAQAYVPELQADGTTKAANGGVIGFFSCEMSSDQLATRIVAERTGVPSSHIRRGGISEADFEKIREVSIELQSLPFYVDATGGLSIAQLMARARRLKRQKGLDLLVIDYIQLLSGSGKRSDNRVQEITEITTSLKALAKELNVPIIALSQLSRQVESRDDKRPQLSDLRESGSIEQDADVVLFVYREEYYLAMKEPRPGTPEHEKWQLDMSLAHGKAEVIIGKQRHGPTGTVDLAFEASITRFGDLAPDSQLPARSGNDY, from the coding sequence ATGGCCCTGACTGATTCGAACGTCCTCAAACTCGCACCCGAGCCCGGCACTCCCGCCTACCGGAGCGCGCCGCATAATATCGAAGCGGAACAGAGCCTTCTGGGCGCGATCCTGGTCAACAACGATGCGTTCTACCGTGTCTCCGACTTCCTCGAGCCGAAGCATTATTTCGAGCCGCTGCACCAGACCATCTACGAGACCGCCGGCAGCCTGATCCGGATGGGCAAGATCGCCACGCCCGTGACGCTGAAGACGTTCCTGCCCGCCGACACCGACGTCGGCGGTATGACCATCGGGCAGTATCTGGCGCGCCTCGCGGCGGAAGCGACCACCATCATCAATGCTCAGGACTACGGCCGCACCATCTATGACCTGGCGCTGCGTCGCGACCTCATCGGCATCGGCGAGGACATGGTCAATGTCGCCTATGACGCCCCGGTCGATTTCGCGCCGCGGGCGCAGATCGAGGATGCCGAGCGCCGCCTCTACGAACTCGCCGAGTCCGGCCGCTATGACGGCGGATTCCAGAAATTCTCGCAGGCGCTGGCGGTCGCGGTCGATCTCGCTGCAAAGGCGTTCCAGCGCGACGGCAAGCTGTCGGGCATCTCGACGGGCATGCGGGACCTCGACACCAAGATGGGTGGCCTGCAGCACTCCGACCTCATCATCGTCGCGGGCCGTCCCGGCATGGGCAAGACCTCGCTGGCCACCAACATCGCCTACAATGTCGCGCAAGCCTATGTTCCGGAACTCCAGGCCGACGGCACCACGAAGGCCGCCAATGGCGGCGTCATCGGCTTCTTCTCCTGCGAAATGTCGTCCGACCAGCTCGCCACGCGTATCGTGGCCGAGCGCACCGGCGTTCCCTCCTCCCACATCCGCCGCGGTGGCATCTCGGAAGCCGATTTCGAAAAGATCCGGGAGGTCTCGATCGAGCTGCAATCGCTGCCTTTCTATGTCGACGCGACCGGCGGCCTGTCGATCGCGCAGCTGATGGCGCGCGCCCGCCGGCTGAAGCGGCAGAAGGGCCTCGATCTGCTCGTGATCGACTACATCCAGCTGCTGTCGGGCTCGGGCAAGCGGAGCGATAATCGCGTGCAGGAAATCACGGAGATCACGACCAGCCTGAAGGCGCTCGCCAAGGAGCTCAACGTTCCGATCATCGCGCTGTCCCAGCTCTCACGCCAGGTCGAATCCCGCGACGACAAACGGCCGCAGCTCTCCGACTTGCGTGAATCCGGATCAATCGAGCAGGACGCCGACGTCGTGCTGTTCGTGTATCGCGAGGAATATTACCTCGCCATGAAGGAACCGCGCCCGGGCACGCCTGAACACGAGAAGTGGCAGCTCGATATGAGTCTTGCGCACGGCAAGGCCGAGGTCATCATCGGCAAGCAGCGCCACGGCCCGACAGGCACCGTTGACTTGGCCTTCGAGGCCTCGATCACGCGGTTCGGCGACCTCGCGCCTGACAGTCAGTTGCCGGCTCGCAGCGGCAACGACTACTGA
- a CDS encoding DUF4886 domain-containing protein: protein MMRLFARVMLAMCLAVAAGFNVQAQTRPKVTSLGPDFPKAALFVGNSFFYYNNGMPGHLTFMERAVDPANKAVYRNTMVTIGGSGLDWHDMDNLLRPGGLGAYSFDEQNNVIFNKPGRQYDAVVMMDCSQCPIHPQLKDAFATFAKKDSEIVRVHGMRPVLFMSWAYADKPEMTESLAEAYTIAGNANDALVIPAGLAFARVRKLRPELNLYALDKRHPSPAGTYLAACVTFAALTGRSPVDNAYTLGLDAGTAQLLQKAAWDTVQDYYGR from the coding sequence ATGATGCGTCTTTTTGCGCGAGTCATGCTCGCAATGTGTCTCGCCGTTGCAGCCGGCTTCAATGTCCAGGCGCAGACCAGGCCGAAGGTGACTTCGCTCGGACCGGACTTCCCCAAGGCAGCGCTGTTCGTCGGCAACAGCTTCTTCTACTACAACAACGGCATGCCCGGGCATCTCACCTTCATGGAGCGGGCGGTGGATCCCGCGAACAAGGCGGTGTACCGCAACACCATGGTGACGATCGGCGGCTCCGGCCTCGATTGGCACGACATGGACAATCTGCTGCGGCCGGGCGGCCTCGGCGCGTATTCCTTCGACGAGCAGAACAACGTCATCTTCAACAAGCCAGGCCGGCAGTACGACGCCGTCGTGATGATGGATTGCAGCCAGTGCCCGATCCATCCGCAATTGAAGGACGCGTTCGCGACTTTCGCGAAGAAGGACAGCGAGATCGTTCGCGTGCACGGCATGCGGCCGGTGCTGTTCATGTCCTGGGCCTATGCCGACAAGCCGGAGATGACGGAATCGTTGGCCGAGGCCTACACGATCGCAGGCAATGCCAACGATGCGTTGGTCATTCCTGCAGGTCTTGCCTTCGCGCGGGTGCGCAAGCTGCGGCCGGAGCTCAATCTGTATGCGCTGGACAAGCGGCATCCGAGTCCGGCGGGCACCTATCTTGCGGCATGCGTGACGTTTGCCGCGTTGACAGGCCGCTCGCCTGTCGACAATGCCTACACTTTGGGGCTGGATGCGGGGACGGCGCAGCTTCTGCAAAAGGCGGCATGGGACACGGTGCAGGACTATTATGGGCGCTGA
- a CDS encoding cysteine rich repeat-containing protein, with the protein MSKLNFAAIVVALAFSGAASAQSSDPRGACKADYDKFCAGIAPGGGRVVACLTDKRDQLSATCKAALDNRKKK; encoded by the coding sequence ATGTCCAAGTTGAACTTTGCCGCCATCGTCGTCGCCCTCGCGTTCTCCGGGGCCGCGTCGGCACAATCGTCCGACCCGCGCGGTGCGTGCAAGGCAGACTATGACAAATTCTGCGCCGGCATCGCGCCGGGTGGAGGGCGCGTCGTCGCCTGCCTCACCGACAAGCGCGACCAGCTCAGCGCGACCTGCAAGGCGGCGCTGGACAACAGGAAGAAGAAGTAA
- a CDS encoding NAD(P)-dependent oxidoreductase — MGRNDKGSVGFIGIGTMGREMVRNLLMAGHAVRVFDLDEAALADSAREGAARAKSPADAAQGADIVITMLPDTPHVEATIYGEHGLLKSPPSGKLVVDMSTISPVAVRRIHADLQKIGVGFIDAPVSGGPVGAKNAALSIMAGGDADAFAQAEPFFRAMGTTITHVGASGAGQTVKLCNQLICGINIQAICEALALGRASGLDLNLLRRVLLGGSAASWMLDKLGPQMIAGDVSAGFRIDLQLKDLRLVQEHAQALSVPLPGTALVTSQYVDARAHGEGSNGNQALFRVYDRMTNQTTG, encoded by the coding sequence ATGGGACGGAACGACAAGGGCAGTGTCGGCTTCATCGGCATCGGCACGATGGGCCGAGAGATGGTGCGCAACTTGCTGATGGCCGGCCACGCAGTTCGCGTGTTCGATCTCGACGAGGCGGCACTGGCCGACAGCGCCAGGGAAGGCGCTGCTCGTGCCAAGAGTCCAGCCGATGCCGCGCAAGGCGCCGACATCGTCATCACCATGCTGCCCGACACGCCCCATGTCGAGGCGACCATTTACGGCGAGCACGGCCTGCTGAAGTCGCCGCCATCAGGCAAGCTCGTCGTCGACATGAGCACGATTTCGCCAGTCGCCGTCCGCCGCATCCATGCCGACCTGCAAAAGATCGGCGTCGGCTTCATCGACGCGCCGGTCTCCGGCGGGCCGGTTGGCGCCAAGAATGCCGCGCTCTCGATCATGGCCGGCGGCGATGCGGACGCCTTTGCGCAGGCCGAGCCGTTCTTCCGTGCGATGGGCACCACCATCACGCATGTCGGCGCGTCCGGCGCCGGCCAGACCGTCAAGCTCTGCAACCAGCTGATCTGCGGCATCAACATCCAGGCGATTTGCGAGGCGCTGGCGCTTGGCCGCGCTTCGGGCCTCGATCTCAATCTGCTGCGCCGGGTGCTGCTCGGTGGCTCCGCGGCCTCCTGGATGCTCGACAAGCTCGGCCCCCAGATGATCGCAGGCGACGTCTCCGCCGGCTTCCGGATCGATCTCCAGCTCAAGGACCTCCGCCTGGTCCAGGAGCACGCGCAGGCGCTCAGCGTGCCGCTCCCCGGCACCGCGCTCGTGACCAGCCAGTATGTCGATGCGCGCGCGCACGGCGAAGGAAGCAACGGCAACCAGGCGCTGTTCCGCGTCTACGACCGCATGACCAACCAGACAACCGGCTGA
- a CDS encoding potassium channel family protein produces the protein MTLNSLRSDVRRLYEGATPGGVRFRYALLAFDIVTVLFIIATSFLPPSEIIETLDVLFGMLLLADFSARLLVGRHPLRKFRQIATWADMVAIVSFLAPLAGEAGGFLRILRTLGLLRDYQMLARLRIDSPFFRRNEEVIFAVTNLAVFIFVMTGIVYETQKFRNNEIHNYADALYFTVTALTTTGFGDITLPGTLGRLITVVIMIFGVTLFFNLARALLSPHKVRFPCPACGLQRHDADAVHCKACGTVLNIPDEGAI, from the coding sequence GTGACTCTCAATTCTCTCAGAAGCGATGTCCGTCGCCTTTACGAGGGCGCAACGCCGGGCGGCGTGCGCTTCCGCTACGCGCTGCTTGCCTTCGATATCGTGACGGTGCTGTTCATCATTGCAACCTCGTTCCTGCCTCCCAGTGAGATCATCGAGACGCTCGACGTTTTGTTCGGCATGCTTCTGCTTGCCGATTTCTCGGCACGGCTCCTCGTCGGTCGGCATCCTCTTCGGAAGTTCCGTCAGATTGCGACCTGGGCTGACATGGTGGCGATCGTATCTTTCCTGGCACCGCTTGCCGGCGAGGCGGGCGGCTTTCTCCGGATCCTGCGAACGCTGGGGCTGCTTCGCGACTACCAGATGCTGGCGAGGCTCCGCATCGATTCTCCGTTCTTTCGTCGCAACGAAGAGGTCATCTTCGCGGTGACGAACCTCGCCGTTTTCATATTCGTCATGACGGGGATCGTCTACGAGACTCAGAAGTTTCGCAACAATGAGATCCACAACTATGCCGATGCGCTGTATTTCACGGTCACGGCACTGACGACGACCGGCTTTGGCGACATTACCCTGCCGGGCACGCTCGGTCGTCTCATCACCGTCGTGATCATGATCTTCGGGGTTACACTGTTCTTCAATCTCGCACGCGCGCTCCTCAGTCCCCACAAGGTGCGATTTCCGTGCCCCGCTTGCGGACTCCAGAGGCACGATGCCGACGCCGTGCATTGCAAGGCCTGTGGCACCGTTCTCAATATTCCTGACGAAGGGGCGATCTGA
- a CDS encoding GFA family protein, translated as MPIEASCHGGETVFEVTEAPSSVTRCTCTLCAKRGALWAYYTPAQFRLLSPAENVATYLWGSRTIKHHFCASCGCGTYSESPDWSTGKPDFDNPKVAVNVRLFDDFDLEAVPVNMIDGKNLW; from the coding sequence ATGCCGATCGAGGCAAGCTGTCATGGCGGTGAGACGGTGTTCGAGGTGACGGAGGCGCCCTCGAGCGTGACGCGCTGCACCTGCACGCTCTGCGCCAAGCGCGGCGCGTTGTGGGCCTATTACACGCCGGCGCAGTTTCGTCTGCTGTCACCCGCGGAGAACGTTGCGACCTATTTGTGGGGTAGCCGCACCATCAAACATCATTTTTGTGCAAGCTGCGGCTGCGGCACTTATTCGGAGTCGCCGGACTGGTCGACCGGCAAGCCCGATTTCGACAATCCCAAGGTCGCGGTGAATGTGCGCCTGTTCGACGATTTCGATCTGGAGGCGGTGCCGGTCAACATGATTGACGGCAAGAACTTGTGGTGA